In Selenomonas dianae, a genomic segment contains:
- a CDS encoding HD-GYP domain-containing protein: MLRLPVSKLKDGMVLGQSLFNTAGGSYLVKGQPVTIDYIRRLRQLGIQSVTVTSMDPNHKLAPPPDVIAEKTRVNAISAVYNTFQSIEENKTLDASALQKVTDAIVFDLFDNHENLVQLTDIRTHDAYTFAHSVNVAVLSAMTGMLCHLPKEELSLITLGGLLHDLGKIDVHTDILNKNRSLTTSEFDIMKKHPADGARRILKMSDLPKVSILAAIAGQHHEHVDGTGYPRGIKGEEMHRYAKIAAIADVYDALTSERPYKKAYMPNIAYNIMHNINKGQFDQKLLEMFFNNVALYPEGAVLKTTYGFAVVKESKFGRTTTPIIILFADVNGKLLDHRTVIDLSEEHDGAASIQVVPTGNDLYHFIHELGVDPSYYLEEERQKDRAAGITSSGVSAPPRISAK; the protein is encoded by the coding sequence ATGCTACGACTTCCTGTCTCGAAGTTAAAGGACGGTATGGTTCTTGGACAGAGCCTGTTCAATACCGCCGGAGGAAGTTATCTGGTCAAGGGACAACCGGTGACCATCGACTACATTCGCAGACTGCGTCAGCTTGGCATTCAGTCGGTCACTGTGACTTCGATGGACCCGAATCATAAGCTTGCACCGCCACCGGATGTCATCGCAGAAAAGACCAGAGTTAATGCGATCAGTGCTGTCTACAACACATTTCAGTCCATTGAGGAAAATAAAACGTTGGATGCTTCCGCCCTCCAAAAGGTGACGGATGCCATCGTTTTTGATCTCTTTGACAACCATGAAAACCTCGTTCAGCTCACGGACATACGCACGCACGATGCCTATACATTTGCGCACAGCGTCAATGTCGCCGTTCTTTCGGCAATGACGGGAATGCTCTGTCACCTGCCGAAGGAAGAACTGTCCCTCATCACACTTGGCGGACTCTTGCACGATCTTGGAAAAATCGACGTACATACAGATATTCTCAATAAGAACCGCAGCTTGACGACGAGCGAGTTCGACATCATGAAAAAACACCCCGCCGATGGCGCACGCCGCATCCTCAAAATGAGTGATCTGCCAAAGGTAAGCATTCTCGCGGCGATTGCGGGACAGCACCACGAACATGTCGACGGAACCGGCTATCCGCGCGGAATCAAAGGGGAAGAAATGCATCGTTACGCCAAAATCGCTGCGATTGCCGATGTCTATGATGCACTGACGAGTGAGCGACCGTATAAAAAGGCATACATGCCGAACATTGCCTACAACATCATGCACAACATCAACAAGGGGCAATTCGACCAGAAACTTCTTGAAATGTTCTTCAATAACGTTGCCCTCTACCCCGAGGGAGCTGTACTCAAAACCACCTACGGTTTTGCAGTGGTGAAGGAAAGTAAGTTCGGACGCACGACGACCCCAATCATTATTCTCTTCGCCGATGTTAACGGCAAACTGCTGGATCATCGTACAGTGATCGATCTTTCCGAAGAGCACGACGGTGCCGCCTCCATACAGGTTGTCCCAACGGGGAACGATCTCTACCACTTCATCCACGAACTTGGTGTGGATCCCTCCTACTACCTTGAAGAAGAGCGTCAAAAGGACAGGGCTGCGGGCATCACATCCTCCGGCGTATCTGCACCGCCACGTATAAGTGCAAAATAA
- a CDS encoding energy-coupling factor transporter ATPase translates to MSIEIESLSYTYMEKTPLSHTALHDVTLTIREDAFTAIAGETGAGKSTLMQLIGGLLVPTAGQVLVDGVSLHGTTKKEKETARTARFRVGMVFQYPEHQLFEESVYEDIAFGPRNQGLSDAEVERRVRESMELTRLPDSYRDRSPFALSGGERRRVAIAGVLALAPRYLVLDEPAAGLDPRGREALLTMLTMLHRERGVSVILVSHSMEDILRVANHMVILAGGRVIGEGIPCDLFRQEELLTQAALAAPHILCLGRKLEAAGYPVGDCMTVADMAAKILAKSR, encoded by the coding sequence TTGTCTATCGAAATAGAATCTCTTTCGTACACCTACATGGAGAAGACACCTCTTTCACATACGGCTCTCCACGATGTTACACTGACAATCCGAGAGGACGCATTTACTGCAATCGCGGGCGAGACAGGCGCGGGAAAGTCAACCCTCATGCAGCTGATTGGCGGTTTGCTTGTACCGACAGCAGGACAGGTTCTTGTGGATGGTGTCAGTCTCCACGGCACAACGAAAAAGGAAAAGGAAACGGCGCGAACGGCACGCTTTCGCGTCGGCATGGTCTTTCAATATCCCGAGCATCAGCTCTTCGAGGAGTCTGTGTATGAGGACATCGCCTTCGGTCCGCGCAATCAAGGGCTGTCGGATGCCGAAGTCGAAAGACGTGTGCGGGAGTCAATGGAGCTTACCCGTCTGCCAGACAGCTATCGTGATCGCTCGCCGTTTGCACTTTCGGGCGGGGAGCGCAGACGCGTCGCCATTGCAGGTGTACTCGCACTCGCACCGCGTTATCTCGTGCTTGATGAGCCTGCTGCGGGACTCGATCCGCGGGGACGTGAGGCTCTGCTCACCATGCTTACGATGCTCCATCGCGAACGCGGTGTCAGTGTTATCCTAGTTTCACACAGCATGGAGGATATCCTGCGTGTTGCGAATCACATGGTCATCCTTGCGGGCGGACGCGTCATCGGTGAAGGGATACCGTGCGACCTTTTCCGACAGGAGGAACTCCTCACGCAAGCGGCGCTCGCTGCTCCACATATTTTGTGTCTTGGACGAAAGCTTGAGGCGGCCGGCTACCCCGTAGGGGACTGCATGACGGTCGCGGATATGGCTGCAAAGATTTTGGCAAAAAGCAGATAA
- a CDS encoding energy-coupling factor transporter ATPase yields MTDIFFELNHVTHVYRSGEGEGHEALRGVTLSIAAGEFVVVLGANGSGKSTLARHLNALLLPSAGTCLVRGWDTKDEMRRWDIRQEVSMVFQNPDNQLIAAVVADDVAFGPENLGVPPAEIRARVQNALALVGMESYAQAAPHLLSGGQKQRIAIAGAIAMQTHCLVLDEPTAMLDPRGRTEVLNAVQKLHKEQGLTIVYITHFMEEAIAADRIVLMDAGRVVMDGTPHEVFTQTEKVRALGLDIPLAADLAEHLRRGGRELPSDIITDEELLHCLSK; encoded by the coding sequence ATGACAGATATTTTTTTTGAACTCAATCATGTCACCCACGTCTACCGGAGCGGAGAGGGTGAGGGACACGAGGCACTGCGCGGTGTTACGCTTTCCATTGCGGCGGGCGAGTTCGTAGTGGTGCTCGGGGCGAACGGGTCGGGTAAGTCGACTCTTGCGCGGCATCTGAACGCCCTCCTCCTTCCGAGTGCGGGAACGTGTCTGGTGCGCGGATGGGATACGAAGGATGAGATGCGGCGATGGGACATTCGACAGGAGGTCAGCATGGTGTTCCAGAATCCCGACAACCAACTCATTGCTGCGGTAGTTGCGGATGATGTTGCATTCGGTCCTGAAAACCTTGGTGTTCCGCCTGCAGAGATCCGTGCACGCGTTCAGAATGCACTCGCGCTTGTCGGTATGGAATCATACGCTCAAGCAGCTCCACATCTGCTTTCGGGGGGGCAGAAGCAGCGCATCGCCATCGCAGGGGCGATTGCCATGCAGACACATTGTCTTGTCCTTGATGAGCCAACGGCGATGCTCGACCCACGAGGAAGAACGGAAGTTCTGAATGCTGTGCAAAAACTGCATAAAGAGCAGGGACTGACGATTGTTTATATTACGCATTTTATGGAAGAGGCGATTGCGGCAGATCGTATTGTCCTGATGGATGCAGGGCGCGTCGTCATGGATGGGACACCTCACGAAGTCTTCACACAGACGGAAAAGGTGCGTGCACTGGGGCTTGATATTCCGCTCGCGGCCGATCTCGCGGAACATTTGCGGCGCGGCGGGCGTGAGCTTCCGTCGGATATTATAACGGATGAGGAGTTGCTGCATTGTCTATCGAAATAG
- a CDS encoding sensor histidine kinase: MNEQNVFGRSRLRLMLRYALVMGGLVIVLLFAMHKTMEWAITSEQARELLDTANGVADAQAYTVLHAGVDADETQIYRGTNDRLFYYVFDGEGRLVSFSRASFRIESFVLDIVTGWDAPEREVRVFTKTNERGAPTKVMMTAQTVFSPPLPMQTVYVGKDVTAMYNGMEKATWALAILGGFALVFAAAIGYVLSGGAMKPVREAYEKQRQFAADASHELRTPLAVVLASADLLRSDPSITSPFLKQVIEDVRDEVKKMTKLVSDLLTVARSDAKANQVKPVRMDLVAAAQQTVRIMRPFAEKKDIAIVEELPKRAEIYADEQKIRQLILILVDNAVKYTPEHGRISVCVQEEKGSVALSVSDTGIGIAPEHTERIFDRFYRVDKARSRRMGGNGLGLAIAREIVEAHGGHIGVESEVGKGTTFRIQLKARTKN; this comes from the coding sequence TTGAATGAGCAGAATGTATTCGGGCGCAGCCGTTTGCGGCTCATGCTCCGCTATGCGCTTGTCATGGGAGGACTGGTTATCGTCCTCCTTTTTGCCATGCACAAGACGATGGAGTGGGCAATCACGTCCGAACAGGCGCGCGAACTCTTGGATACGGCGAACGGTGTGGCGGATGCACAGGCATACACAGTTCTTCATGCCGGGGTAGATGCGGATGAAACTCAAATCTATCGCGGTACGAATGATCGTCTTTTCTATTATGTATTTGATGGAGAAGGGCGACTGGTCAGTTTTTCACGTGCCTCCTTTCGCATTGAGTCGTTTGTATTGGACATTGTGACAGGGTGGGATGCACCCGAGCGTGAGGTGCGCGTCTTTACAAAGACGAATGAACGCGGTGCACCGACGAAGGTGATGATGACAGCTCAGACCGTGTTCAGTCCGCCGCTGCCGATGCAGACGGTCTACGTCGGCAAGGATGTCACTGCTATGTATAACGGCATGGAAAAGGCGACATGGGCGCTCGCGATTCTCGGCGGCTTTGCACTTGTCTTTGCCGCCGCCATTGGCTATGTGCTCTCGGGTGGTGCGATGAAGCCCGTGCGAGAGGCGTATGAAAAGCAGCGGCAATTTGCTGCGGATGCTTCCCACGAACTGCGAACCCCGCTTGCCGTCGTACTTGCCTCGGCAGATCTCCTGCGGAGCGATCCGTCGATCACATCCCCCTTTTTGAAGCAGGTCATCGAGGATGTGCGTGACGAGGTCAAGAAGATGACGAAACTCGTCAGCGACCTCCTCACTGTTGCGCGCAGTGACGCGAAGGCAAATCAGGTAAAACCTGTACGGATGGATCTCGTCGCCGCTGCACAGCAAACTGTGCGCATTATGCGTCCCTTTGCCGAAAAGAAGGATATTGCCATCGTGGAGGAACTGCCGAAACGTGCGGAGATCTATGCGGATGAACAGAAGATTCGTCAGCTGATCTTGATTTTGGTCGATAACGCGGTGAAGTACACGCCCGAACACGGACGTATTTCCGTCTGCGTACAGGAGGAGAAGGGGAGTGTGGCGCTTTCTGTTTCCGATACGGGCATCGGTATTGCACCGGAGCATACAGAGCGTATCTTTGATCGTTTCTACCGTGTGGATAAGGCTCGTTCACGCCGTATGGGCGGCAATGGTTTGGGGCTTGCCATTGCACGCGAGATTGTCGAAGCGCACGGGGGACATATAGGGGTTGAGAGCGAGGTTGGCAAGGGGACGACATTCCGCATCCAGTTGAAGGCACGCACGAAGAATTAG